The genomic DNA CGACCGGCAGGGCAGCCTCGCCGCCCGTTTCGCCGACATCGCCGGCGGTCTGCGTGTCCTCAACGGCATCGGCGGCAAGGACGTCTACGCCGAACGCTACCGGCGCGGTTCGCAGGAGCTGCAGGCGGAGGGCTATCGGGTCGGGGCGGTGACCAGCTGGATCCAGGCCCTCGGCGTCGGTCTTCCCACCCTGTTCCTCGGTGCTGTGACCTGGCTGGCGGCCCGGATGGCCGCGCAGGGCGAGCTCACCGTCGGCGAACTTGTCGCGGTGTACGGCTATACGGCGGTTCTCGTCGTGCCTGTCTCCTTCTTCATCGAGGGCGGCTACGACGTCAGTCGCGGTCTGGTCGCCGCGCGCAGAGTCATCCGCTTCCTGTCCCTGGAACCCGACTCGACGGTCCGGGAGGCATCTGCACCACTTCTGAACGGGCCCGATTCGCCCTCCGTCCTCCACGATCCTGAGTCCGGGGTGGAGGTGGTCCCCGGAACGCTGACCGCTCTGGTCGGCGCCCGGCCGTCGGACTCCGCGACGGTGATCGACCGTCTCGGCGGCTTTGCCGCGTCGGCAGCGACCTGGGGCACCGCACGCCTCGACGAGATCGATCCGGCCCAGGTCCGCGCGCGGATCCTCGTCGCGGACAACGAGGCCGACCTGTTCGCCGGCACGCTGCGCGATGTCGTCTCCGGCAGCCGGGACCGGGACGACGAGGCGCTCCGCCGGGCCGTCCACGCTGCCGTGGCCCAGGACATCGTCCGCGGCCTGCCCGACGGCCTCGGCTCCTTCGTCGACGCCCAGGGCCGCAATCTCTCCGGTGGCCAGCGGCAGCGTGTCCGTCTCGCCCGGGCCCTGCTGGCCGAACCCGAGATTCTCCTGGCGGTCGAGCCGACCTCGGCCGTCGATGCTCACACCGAGGCAGTCATGGCGTCCCGGCTGCGTACGGCACGGTCCAGCCGCACCACGGTCGTCACCACCACCTCCCCTCTCGTGCTGGACCGGGCCGACACCGTGTACTACCTGGTCGACGGCTCCGTCGCGGCCGTCGGCTCCCATCGGGACCTGCTGGACGGACAACCCGGTTATCGCCTGCTGGTGTCCCGTGGGGCGGACGACGACGACTCCGTCCCCGTGGGCGACGGCGGCGGCTCCGCGCCCCGGGAGGCCACCTCATGACCGCCTCTTCGTCCGCTGCCCCGGCAGAGTCCCGGCCGTCCGGCGCTCTGCCGGTCGCCGAACCGTTCCGGATCCGTCGGGCGGCGGTCCGGCTGGTCCGGCAGGACGGCCGCGCCTTCGCCGCGCTGCTCGCGCTCAACGCGCTGGCCGCCGGTGCCGGACTCGTCGCCCCGTGGCTGCTCGGGCGGGTCATCGACGCGGTCAGGGCAGGCGGCGGAGCCGGCACCGTGGACCGGCTCGCGCTCACCATCCTGGTCTTCGCCCTGGCACAGCTCCTGCTGGCCCGCTACGCCGGCCTGGTCGGACACCGATTCGGCGAACGGACTCTGGCGCGCGTCCGCGAGCAGTTCGCCGACCGCGCACTGGCGCTGCCCGCCTCGGTGGTCGAGCGAGCAGGCCCGGGTGACCTGACGACCCGCGGCACCGCGGATGTCGCGGCGGTCGGCACCACCCTCCGCGAC from Streptomyces sp. NBC_01707 includes the following:
- a CDS encoding ABC transporter transmembrane domain-containing protein, with translation MTEPVDHPVGPYADRETPDLRGPGRYLWWLVTRQWRRVVAGALLGSSWMICLTLPPYLLSRAIDDGLRAGGRSALAGWVAALVGVGVLNAWLAIMRHRTMTRVRLDGAFRTVRVVVAHATRLGAALPRRATAGEIVTIGFGDVARIADTLTVTGPGVGAVLSYAVVAALLLTVSPLLAAVALLGVPLLAVLVGPLLGRLQGAESAYRDRQGSLAARFADIAGGLRVLNGIGGKDVYAERYRRGSQELQAEGYRVGAVTSWIQALGVGLPTLFLGAVTWLAARMAAQGELTVGELVAVYGYTAVLVVPVSFFIEGGYDVSRGLVAARRVIRFLSLEPDSTVREASAPLLNGPDSPSVLHDPESGVEVVPGTLTALVGARPSDSATVIDRLGGFAASAATWGTARLDEIDPAQVRARILVADNEADLFAGTLRDVVSGSRDRDDEALRRAVHAAVAQDIVRGLPDGLGSFVDAQGRNLSGGQRQRVRLARALLAEPEILLAVEPTSAVDAHTEAVMASRLRTARSSRTTVVTTTSPLVLDRADTVYYLVDGSVAAVGSHRDLLDGQPGYRLLVSRGADDDDSVPVGDGGGSAPREATS